A region from the Drosophila bipectinata strain 14024-0381.07 chromosome 3R, DbipHiC1v2, whole genome shotgun sequence genome encodes:
- the smash gene encoding uncharacterized protein smash isoform X3, giving the protein MSQRYHPNRLQRSSSLDLFDRKAVINEALELALEAIDREGTTKPMDKEQLEGKVDQPKEKQQQDQEQDEEPVQEQAKEEEEDELQKEDETCNNNGGKTAHTEGGEIPNKTDEQKRQEEENREREPIYENVSSTISMHEVDNEQIATQTPTQTQATRRSHRRSIPNKQTSNNSHNNENNQSPNQPNNNSNINNGNQKSSNITGNQSEAVAAAMDPPPAATPGDSEPYYQVPKATEPYYDAPKHLRPVPVYENIEIFYTGLELSQVSGVAAPPLPMEPPKEKPPPPPTESPPPVPHDEGHDDELDGLGSSLGHNTDTWSSDNTYETISNGTRRQLQSGALVDPAQPSPPIKRMNSTKRIKKELRNKRSSFLGIETDGDLDDMESYLELTVAPPPDMAQLLQEERRLEKQLYIKAGLCDSSDTGESRDSGVSENHSRQSSEHYTNSSEENDTQSEATPPPLPPPPATSQLGEVIYQNENLLAAQTPLLQTVKGNSAESWTESATAAAAATQSLSEATATANAKMQSIEEKIREQGEVLRVERELLHFSKEELKRQRENLLLRESLARRELQHGAKMLMSNNRRSLQDLHHGLGIGNGMLSAFQPPQVHQQALHPQQIYANVPQQQQAALYAYHQMDTDYRKSMSDLNEFSNRLMLPPTPPAKPLRAMHLNANGHGLEPDYAVSSRQRQPAAPYGGSLVKIAGAPMAPRVSGQGYPVQAQAAAAYHHQSAQNLSNMSRNTLLALSATPKPKYTDGWVQVQQRKSYDSNSNLANDPAWLSAQQQKRKSMPDYGRTVYNNNHWLLQEAEQRRIDQLNRRSMPATKTNGKPLPDSIIQTLTERVQSKGIGERKRFDGNGNYSQVNGNSNIYQQPQQQQPQQQKTKTSNGNINSNGSGSGSQEKVLSVSGKKKCSHCGDELGRGAAMIIESLLLFYHINCFKCCVCHVQLGDGLNGTDVRVRNHKLHCQNCYSSDDGIKFSCV; this is encoded by the exons ATGTCCCAAAGATACCATCCAAATCGATTGCAGCGCTCCAGTTCTTTGGACCTTTTCGATCGTAAAGCAGTG ATCAACGAAGCTCTTGAACTGGCGCTGGAAGCAATCGACCGCGAGGGCACCACCAAGCCAATGGACAAGGAGCAGCTGGAGGGTAAGGTGGATCAGCCGAAGGAGAAGCAGCAACAGGATCAGGAGCAGGACGAGGAGCCAGTACAAGAGCAGGCtaaggaagaggaggaggacgagctGCAGAAGGAGGACGAAACATGCAACAATAATGGGGGGAAGACAGCACACACCGAGGGCGGGGAAATACCAAATAAAACCGACGAACAGAAGCGCCAGGAGGAGGAGAATCGCGAACGGGAGCCCATCTACGAGAATGTCAGCTCGACCATATCTATGCACGAAGTAGATAATGAACAGATAGCAACACAGACACCGACACAGACCCAAGCGACGCGTAGGAGTCACAGGAGAAGCATTCCAAACAAGCaaaccagcaacaacagccacaATAATGAGAATAATCAGAGCCCTAATCaacccaacaacaacagcaacatcaacaacggCAACCAAAAGAGCAGCAACATCACCGGCAATCAAAGCGAGGCAGTAGCAGCAGCCATGGACCCACCACCAGCAGCCACACCCGGGGACTCGGAACCGTACTACCAAGTCCCAAAGGCCACGGAACCCTATTACGACGCCCCCAAGCACCTGAGACCCGTTCCCGTCTACGAAAACATTGAGATCTTTTACACGGGTCTGGAATTAAGTCAGGTATCCGGAGTGGCAGCTCCACCACTGCCCATGGAGCCGCCCAAGGAGaagccgccaccgccgcccacCGAGAGCCCACCACCAGTGCCGCATGACGAGGGCCACGACGATGAACTGGACGGCCTGGGCAGCAGCCTGGGCCACAACACCGACACCTGGTCATCGGACAACACCTACGAGACCATCTCGAATGGCACGCGCCGCCAACTGCAGAGCGGAGCTCTGGTAGATCCCGCCCAACCATCGCCGCCCATCAAGCGGATGAACTCCACCAAGCGCATCAAGAAGGAGCTGCGCAACAAGCGCTCCAGCTTCCTGGGCATCGAAACCGACGGCGATCTCGACGACATGGAAAGCTATCTGGAGCTCACGGTGGCGCCACCGCCAGACATGGCCCAGCTCCTGCAGGAGGAGCGTCGTCTGGAGAAGCAGCTGTACATCAAGGCGGGTCTCTGCGACAGTTCCGACACAG GCGAAAGCCGAGACTCGGGTGTTTCGGAGAATCATTCACGCCAGAGCAGCGAGCACTACACCAACTCGTCTGAGGAGAACGACACCCAGTCGGAAGCTACCCCGCCACCGCTGCCTCCGCCGCCGGCTACCTCTCAGTTGGGAGAGGTGATCTACCAAAACGAGAACCTTCTGGCAGCCCAGACACCTCTATTGCAGACGGTGAAGGGCAACTCGGCCGAGTCCTGGACGGAATCGGCGACAGCGGCTGCGGCAGCCACGCAATCACTGAGCGAAGCCACCGCCACCGCGAATGCCAAGATGCAGTCCATCGAAGAGAAGATTCGGGAGCAGGGCGAGGTCTTGAGGGTGGAGCGAGAACTATTGCACTTTTCG AAAGAGGAACTGAAAAGGCAGCGGGAGAATCTGCTACTCCGGGAGAGCCTGGCTCGACGGGAGCTGCAACATGGGGCAAAGATGCTAATGTCCAACAACCGACGATCCCTGCAGGACCTGCACCATGGCCTGGGTATCGGCAATGGCATGTTGAGCGCCTTCCAGCCACCCCAAGTCCACCAGCAAGCGCTGCACCCCCAGCAGATCTACGCTAATgtgccacagcagcagcaggcggcATTGTATGCTTACCACCAGATGGACACCGACTACCGCAAGTCTATGTCGGACCTCAACGAGTTCTCCAACCGCCTGATGCTGCCGCCAACGCCGCCGGCCAAGCCTCTAAGGGCGATGCACCTCAATGCCAATGGCCATGGCTTGGAGCCCGACTATGCGGTGAGTTCGCGGCAACGCCAGCCGGCTGCTCCATATGGGGGCTCTCTGGTGAAGATCGCCGGAGCACCAATGGCACCGCGTGTCTCTGGCCAAGGATATCCAGTCCAGGCTCAAGCCGCGGCTGCTTATCACCACCAGTCGGCGCAGAACTTGAGCAACATGTCGCGCAACACACTGCTGGCCCTGAGTGCCACGCCAAAGCCAAAATACACAGATGGATGGGTGCAGGTGCAGCAGCGGAAGAGCTACGACAGCAACAGTAACCTGGCCAACGACCCGGCCTGGCTGTCCGCCCAGCAGCAGAAGCGCAAGTCCATGCCCGACTACGGCCGGACGGtgtacaacaacaaccactgGCTGCTCCAGGAGGCCGAGCAGCGGCGCATCGATCAGCTCAACCGACGATCCATGCCCGCCACCAAAACCAACGGCAAGCCGCTGCCGGACTCGATTATCCAGACGCTGACGGAGCGGGTTCAGAGCAAAGGCATCGGGGAGCGCAAGCG cTTTGATGGCAATGGCAACTACAGCCAGGTCAACGGCAACAGCAATATCTACCAGCAAcctcagcagcaacagccacagcagcagaAGACCAAAACCAGCAAcggcaacatcaacagcaaTGGAAGCGGAAGCGGCAGCCAGGAGAAGGTGCTCAGCGTCAGTGGCAAGAAGAAGTGCTCCCATTGCGGAGACGAACTAG GTCGAGGGGCTGCCATGATCATTGAGTCACTGCTGTTGTTTTACCATATCAACTGCTTCAAGTGCTGCGTCTGCCATGTCCAACTGGGCGATGGCCTGAACGGAACCGATGTCCGGGTGCGGAACCACAAGCTGCATTGCCAGAACTGTTACTCCAGCGACGACGGCATCAAGTTCAGCTGCGTCTAA
- the smash gene encoding uncharacterized protein smash isoform X4 — MLTASKSCCKYTISEINEALELALEAIDREGTTKPMDKEQLEGKVDQPKEKQQQDQEQDEEPVQEQAKEEEEDELQKEDETCNNNGGKTAHTEGGEIPNKTDEQKRQEEENREREPIYENVSSTISMHEVDNEQIATQTPTQTQATRRSHRRSIPNKQTSNNSHNNENNQSPNQPNNNSNINNGNQKSSNITGNQSEAVAAAMDPPPAATPGDSEPYYQVPKATEPYYDAPKHLRPVPVYENIEIFYTGLELSQVSGVAAPPLPMEPPKEKPPPPPTESPPPVPHDEGHDDELDGLGSSLGHNTDTWSSDNTYETISNGTRRQLQSGALVDPAQPSPPIKRMNSTKRIKKELRNKRSSFLGIETDGDLDDMESYLELTVAPPPDMAQLLQEERRLEKQLYIKAGLCDSSDTGESRDSGVSENHSRQSSEHYTNSSEENDTQSEATPPPLPPPPATSQLGEVIYQNENLLAAQTPLLQTVKGNSAESWTESATAAAAATQSLSEATATANAKMQSIEEKIREQGEVLRVERELLHFSKEELKRQRENLLLRESLARRELQHGAKMLMSNNRRSLQDLHHGLGIGNGMLSAFQPPQVHQQALHPQQIYANVPQQQQAALYAYHQMDTDYRKSMSDLNEFSNRLMLPPTPPAKPLRAMHLNANGHGLEPDYAVSSRQRQPAAPYGGSLVKIAGAPMAPRVSGQGYPVQAQAAAAYHHQSAQNLSNMSRNTLLALSATPKPKYTDGWVQVQQRKSYDSNSNLANDPAWLSAQQQKRKSMPDYGRTVYNNNHWLLQEAEQRRIDQLNRRSMPATKTNGKPLPDSIIQTLTERVQSKGIGERKRFDGNGNYSQVNGNSNIYQQPQQQQPQQQKTKTSNGNINSNGSGSGSQEKVLSVSGKKKCSHCGDELGRGAAMIIESLLLFYHINCFKCCVCHVQLGDGLNGTDVRVRNHKLHCQNCYSSDDGIKFSCV, encoded by the exons ATGCTTACTGCCAGCAAAAGTTGTTGCAAGTATACAATTTCCGAG ATCAACGAAGCTCTTGAACTGGCGCTGGAAGCAATCGACCGCGAGGGCACCACCAAGCCAATGGACAAGGAGCAGCTGGAGGGTAAGGTGGATCAGCCGAAGGAGAAGCAGCAACAGGATCAGGAGCAGGACGAGGAGCCAGTACAAGAGCAGGCtaaggaagaggaggaggacgagctGCAGAAGGAGGACGAAACATGCAACAATAATGGGGGGAAGACAGCACACACCGAGGGCGGGGAAATACCAAATAAAACCGACGAACAGAAGCGCCAGGAGGAGGAGAATCGCGAACGGGAGCCCATCTACGAGAATGTCAGCTCGACCATATCTATGCACGAAGTAGATAATGAACAGATAGCAACACAGACACCGACACAGACCCAAGCGACGCGTAGGAGTCACAGGAGAAGCATTCCAAACAAGCaaaccagcaacaacagccacaATAATGAGAATAATCAGAGCCCTAATCaacccaacaacaacagcaacatcaacaacggCAACCAAAAGAGCAGCAACATCACCGGCAATCAAAGCGAGGCAGTAGCAGCAGCCATGGACCCACCACCAGCAGCCACACCCGGGGACTCGGAACCGTACTACCAAGTCCCAAAGGCCACGGAACCCTATTACGACGCCCCCAAGCACCTGAGACCCGTTCCCGTCTACGAAAACATTGAGATCTTTTACACGGGTCTGGAATTAAGTCAGGTATCCGGAGTGGCAGCTCCACCACTGCCCATGGAGCCGCCCAAGGAGaagccgccaccgccgcccacCGAGAGCCCACCACCAGTGCCGCATGACGAGGGCCACGACGATGAACTGGACGGCCTGGGCAGCAGCCTGGGCCACAACACCGACACCTGGTCATCGGACAACACCTACGAGACCATCTCGAATGGCACGCGCCGCCAACTGCAGAGCGGAGCTCTGGTAGATCCCGCCCAACCATCGCCGCCCATCAAGCGGATGAACTCCACCAAGCGCATCAAGAAGGAGCTGCGCAACAAGCGCTCCAGCTTCCTGGGCATCGAAACCGACGGCGATCTCGACGACATGGAAAGCTATCTGGAGCTCACGGTGGCGCCACCGCCAGACATGGCCCAGCTCCTGCAGGAGGAGCGTCGTCTGGAGAAGCAGCTGTACATCAAGGCGGGTCTCTGCGACAGTTCCGACACAG GCGAAAGCCGAGACTCGGGTGTTTCGGAGAATCATTCACGCCAGAGCAGCGAGCACTACACCAACTCGTCTGAGGAGAACGACACCCAGTCGGAAGCTACCCCGCCACCGCTGCCTCCGCCGCCGGCTACCTCTCAGTTGGGAGAGGTGATCTACCAAAACGAGAACCTTCTGGCAGCCCAGACACCTCTATTGCAGACGGTGAAGGGCAACTCGGCCGAGTCCTGGACGGAATCGGCGACAGCGGCTGCGGCAGCCACGCAATCACTGAGCGAAGCCACCGCCACCGCGAATGCCAAGATGCAGTCCATCGAAGAGAAGATTCGGGAGCAGGGCGAGGTCTTGAGGGTGGAGCGAGAACTATTGCACTTTTCG AAAGAGGAACTGAAAAGGCAGCGGGAGAATCTGCTACTCCGGGAGAGCCTGGCTCGACGGGAGCTGCAACATGGGGCAAAGATGCTAATGTCCAACAACCGACGATCCCTGCAGGACCTGCACCATGGCCTGGGTATCGGCAATGGCATGTTGAGCGCCTTCCAGCCACCCCAAGTCCACCAGCAAGCGCTGCACCCCCAGCAGATCTACGCTAATgtgccacagcagcagcaggcggcATTGTATGCTTACCACCAGATGGACACCGACTACCGCAAGTCTATGTCGGACCTCAACGAGTTCTCCAACCGCCTGATGCTGCCGCCAACGCCGCCGGCCAAGCCTCTAAGGGCGATGCACCTCAATGCCAATGGCCATGGCTTGGAGCCCGACTATGCGGTGAGTTCGCGGCAACGCCAGCCGGCTGCTCCATATGGGGGCTCTCTGGTGAAGATCGCCGGAGCACCAATGGCACCGCGTGTCTCTGGCCAAGGATATCCAGTCCAGGCTCAAGCCGCGGCTGCTTATCACCACCAGTCGGCGCAGAACTTGAGCAACATGTCGCGCAACACACTGCTGGCCCTGAGTGCCACGCCAAAGCCAAAATACACAGATGGATGGGTGCAGGTGCAGCAGCGGAAGAGCTACGACAGCAACAGTAACCTGGCCAACGACCCGGCCTGGCTGTCCGCCCAGCAGCAGAAGCGCAAGTCCATGCCCGACTACGGCCGGACGGtgtacaacaacaaccactgGCTGCTCCAGGAGGCCGAGCAGCGGCGCATCGATCAGCTCAACCGACGATCCATGCCCGCCACCAAAACCAACGGCAAGCCGCTGCCGGACTCGATTATCCAGACGCTGACGGAGCGGGTTCAGAGCAAAGGCATCGGGGAGCGCAAGCG cTTTGATGGCAATGGCAACTACAGCCAGGTCAACGGCAACAGCAATATCTACCAGCAAcctcagcagcaacagccacagcagcagaAGACCAAAACCAGCAAcggcaacatcaacagcaaTGGAAGCGGAAGCGGCAGCCAGGAGAAGGTGCTCAGCGTCAGTGGCAAGAAGAAGTGCTCCCATTGCGGAGACGAACTAG GTCGAGGGGCTGCCATGATCATTGAGTCACTGCTGTTGTTTTACCATATCAACTGCTTCAAGTGCTGCGTCTGCCATGTCCAACTGGGCGATGGCCTGAACGGAACCGATGTCCGGGTGCGGAACCACAAGCTGCATTGCCAGAACTGTTACTCCAGCGACGACGGCATCAAGTTCAGCTGCGTCTAA
- the smash gene encoding uncharacterized protein smash isoform X1, with the protein MEATEQDLMLEGGEDLMSTSATSANGDDTNGCGRKSSITSPDPTSYVAKARVTRPTPPPPSKNPMQFVQIKPCNLYQTAQQQLKKAEEVKKLKEVKKEEPEEWQNNLDNWKSSRRKRVEHIIDRVVETKKLELEEHDRMRRKSKTFTEMMEERAERGGSRGRAKLASLAVYNEDEANDLSDLGIGTSSASGKSSLSEDYDNNSVMSDHAAELDKAIGAAGSGAAGSASRNIDELQNHINRNGGNTNHGNGVPIGQASTSKAAGREYISSPGYDTSSSTAPASSPDPCEYTYEGAIQDYKQRVQRASSNGNGNANGKANGEPIAYPTRRGSKIEDRLSGFEVTSPSDTQEGVEKQKVDVPKVDISKRKEIFEQAKAAPSNGAPPTAPKVVLRDRLTNGNGKSNGSSAGATKPDVKRLSGDITSIRDRMQSLEQQRNAFNSSKSVDVPVPPLKQRLNSLQQSVTKEEHKKPMVALIDARQLEIMRGEEERMRQQQKEQQKQQLQATVVAPPALVVEEPPVVATNDDSGIHEDTNDELQQQQQQLNAAIAALALEERQLEEAANAVNQIEAEFDELTDLNPSPLPPSPAHPSVQAASAPPAPSAAPTTSSIQAPNQPAAAPPLRDMEFSINEALELALEAIDREGTTKPMDKEQLEGKVDQPKEKQQQDQEQDEEPVQEQAKEEEEDELQKEDETCNNNGGKTAHTEGGEIPNKTDEQKRQEEENREREPIYENVSSTISMHEVDNEQIATQTPTQTQATRRSHRRSIPNKQTSNNSHNNENNQSPNQPNNNSNINNGNQKSSNITGNQSEAVAAAMDPPPAATPGDSEPYYQVPKATEPYYDAPKHLRPVPVYENIEIFYTGLELSQVSGVAAPPLPMEPPKEKPPPPPTESPPPVPHDEGHDDELDGLGSSLGHNTDTWSSDNTYETISNGTRRQLQSGALVDPAQPSPPIKRMNSTKRIKKELRNKRSSFLGIETDGDLDDMESYLELTVAPPPDMAQLLQEERRLEKQLYIKAGLCDSSDTGESRDSGVSENHSRQSSEHYTNSSEENDTQSEATPPPLPPPPATSQLGEVIYQNENLLAAQTPLLQTVKGNSAESWTESATAAAAATQSLSEATATANAKMQSIEEKIREQGEVLRVERELLHFSKEELKRQRENLLLRESLARRELQHGAKMLMSNNRRSLQDLHHGLGIGNGMLSAFQPPQVHQQALHPQQIYANVPQQQQAALYAYHQMDTDYRKSMSDLNEFSNRLMLPPTPPAKPLRAMHLNANGHGLEPDYAVSSRQRQPAAPYGGSLVKIAGAPMAPRVSGQGYPVQAQAAAAYHHQSAQNLSNMSRNTLLALSATPKPKYTDGWVQVQQRKSYDSNSNLANDPAWLSAQQQKRKSMPDYGRTVYNNNHWLLQEAEQRRIDQLNRRSMPATKTNGKPLPDSIIQTLTERVQSKGIGERKRFDGNGNYSQVNGNSNIYQQPQQQQPQQQKTKTSNGNINSNGSGSGSQEKVLSVSGKKKCSHCGDELGRGAAMIIESLLLFYHINCFKCCVCHVQLGDGLNGTDVRVRNHKLHCQNCYSSDDGIKFSCV; encoded by the exons ATGGAGGCCACCGAACAGGACCTCATGCTGGAGGGCGGCGAAGACCTGATGTCCACATCGGCCACGTCCGCGAATGGCGATGACACAAATGGTTGTGGCAGGAAGTCG TCCATAACCTCGCCGGATCCCACATCGTACGTGGCCAAGGCTCGAGTTACGCGGCCCACGCCGCCGCCTCCGTCGAAGAACCCGATGCAGTTCGTCCAGATCAAGCCCTGCAATCTGTACCAGACCGCCCAGCAGCAGCTGAAGAAGGCCGAGGAAGTCAAGAAGTTGAAGGAGGTGAAGAAGGAGGAGCCCGAGGAGTGGCAGAAC AACCTTGACAATTGGAAATCGTCAAGGCGAAAACGTGTCGAACACATCATCGATCGTGTGGTGGAGACGAAGAAACTCGAGCTGGAGGAGCATGATCGAATGCGACGAAAATCGAAAACATTCACCGAAATGATGGAGGAGAG GGCCGAAAGGGGAGGATCCCGTGGACGTGCCAAGTTGGCCTCCCTGGCGGTTTACAACGAGGACGAGGCCAACGATCTGAGCGATTTGGGCATCGGAACCAGCAGCGCCAGCGGCAAGAGCAGCCTATCCGAGGATTACGACAATAATAGCGTTATG AGCGACCATGCCGCCGAGCTGGACAAGGCTATAGGAGCTGCCGGTTCTGGAGCTGCCGGATCCGCCTCTCGGAACATCGACGAACTGCAAAACCATATCAACCGGAATGGAGGCAACACCAACCACGGCAACGGAGTGCCCATTGGCCAGGCCAGCACCTCCAAGGCAGCGGGCAGGGAGTACATTTCCTCGCCGGGATACGACACCTCGTCGAGCACAGCGCCGGCCAGTTCGCCAGATCCATGCGAGTACACCTACGAGGGAGCGATCCAGGACTACAAGCAGCGCGTCCAGAGGGCCAGTagcaatggcaatggcaacgCTAACGGAAAGGCCAACGGAGAACCCATCGCGTATCCCACGCGACGAGGATCGAAGATCGAGGACCGGCTCAGTGGCTTCGAGGTGACCTCGCCCAGCGACACGCAGGAGGGCGTGGAGAAGCAGAAGGTGGACGTGCCGAAGGTGGACATTTCCAAGCGCAAGGAGATCTTTGAGCAGGCCAAGGCGGCTCCATCCAACGGAGCTCCACCCACCGCTCCCAAGGTAGTGCTTCGCGACCGACTCACCAACGGAAACGGAAAGTCCAATGGCAGCTCCGCCGGAGCCACCAAGCCGGATGTGAAGCGCTTGTCTGGCGACATAACCAGCATCCGAGATCGCATGCAGAGCCTGGAGCAGCAGCGGAATGCTTTCAATTCCAGCAAGAGTGTGGATGTGCCGGTGCCGCCACTCAAGCAGCGGCTCAACAGTTTGCAGCAGTCCGTTACCAAAGAGGAGCACAAGAAGCCGATGGTGGCTCTGATCGATGCCCGCCAGCTGGAGATCATGAGGGGCGAGGAGGAGCGCATGCGACAGCAGCAAAaggagcagcagaagcagcagctcCAGGCCACTGTGGTGGCACCGCCAGCACTAGTTGTGGAGGAACCGCCCGTGGTGGCCACCAACGACGATAGCGGCATCCACGAGGACACCAACGacgagctgcagcagcagcagcagcaactgaaTGCCGCCATTGCGGCCCTAGCCCTGGAGGAGCGCCAGCTGGAGGAGGCGGCCAACGCGGTTAACCAGATTGAAGCTGAGTTCGACGAGCTCACCGACCTGAATCCCTCGCCGCTGCCGCCTTCGCCAGCTCATCCATCAGTCCAGGCAGCATCAGCTCCACCAGCACCCTCAGCAGCTCCGACTACATCTTCAATTCAAGCGCCCAACCAGCCGGCCGCCGCTCCTCCATTGCGGGACATGGAATTTAGT ATCAACGAAGCTCTTGAACTGGCGCTGGAAGCAATCGACCGCGAGGGCACCACCAAGCCAATGGACAAGGAGCAGCTGGAGGGTAAGGTGGATCAGCCGAAGGAGAAGCAGCAACAGGATCAGGAGCAGGACGAGGAGCCAGTACAAGAGCAGGCtaaggaagaggaggaggacgagctGCAGAAGGAGGACGAAACATGCAACAATAATGGGGGGAAGACAGCACACACCGAGGGCGGGGAAATACCAAATAAAACCGACGAACAGAAGCGCCAGGAGGAGGAGAATCGCGAACGGGAGCCCATCTACGAGAATGTCAGCTCGACCATATCTATGCACGAAGTAGATAATGAACAGATAGCAACACAGACACCGACACAGACCCAAGCGACGCGTAGGAGTCACAGGAGAAGCATTCCAAACAAGCaaaccagcaacaacagccacaATAATGAGAATAATCAGAGCCCTAATCaacccaacaacaacagcaacatcaacaacggCAACCAAAAGAGCAGCAACATCACCGGCAATCAAAGCGAGGCAGTAGCAGCAGCCATGGACCCACCACCAGCAGCCACACCCGGGGACTCGGAACCGTACTACCAAGTCCCAAAGGCCACGGAACCCTATTACGACGCCCCCAAGCACCTGAGACCCGTTCCCGTCTACGAAAACATTGAGATCTTTTACACGGGTCTGGAATTAAGTCAGGTATCCGGAGTGGCAGCTCCACCACTGCCCATGGAGCCGCCCAAGGAGaagccgccaccgccgcccacCGAGAGCCCACCACCAGTGCCGCATGACGAGGGCCACGACGATGAACTGGACGGCCTGGGCAGCAGCCTGGGCCACAACACCGACACCTGGTCATCGGACAACACCTACGAGACCATCTCGAATGGCACGCGCCGCCAACTGCAGAGCGGAGCTCTGGTAGATCCCGCCCAACCATCGCCGCCCATCAAGCGGATGAACTCCACCAAGCGCATCAAGAAGGAGCTGCGCAACAAGCGCTCCAGCTTCCTGGGCATCGAAACCGACGGCGATCTCGACGACATGGAAAGCTATCTGGAGCTCACGGTGGCGCCACCGCCAGACATGGCCCAGCTCCTGCAGGAGGAGCGTCGTCTGGAGAAGCAGCTGTACATCAAGGCGGGTCTCTGCGACAGTTCCGACACAG GCGAAAGCCGAGACTCGGGTGTTTCGGAGAATCATTCACGCCAGAGCAGCGAGCACTACACCAACTCGTCTGAGGAGAACGACACCCAGTCGGAAGCTACCCCGCCACCGCTGCCTCCGCCGCCGGCTACCTCTCAGTTGGGAGAGGTGATCTACCAAAACGAGAACCTTCTGGCAGCCCAGACACCTCTATTGCAGACGGTGAAGGGCAACTCGGCCGAGTCCTGGACGGAATCGGCGACAGCGGCTGCGGCAGCCACGCAATCACTGAGCGAAGCCACCGCCACCGCGAATGCCAAGATGCAGTCCATCGAAGAGAAGATTCGGGAGCAGGGCGAGGTCTTGAGGGTGGAGCGAGAACTATTGCACTTTTCG AAAGAGGAACTGAAAAGGCAGCGGGAGAATCTGCTACTCCGGGAGAGCCTGGCTCGACGGGAGCTGCAACATGGGGCAAAGATGCTAATGTCCAACAACCGACGATCCCTGCAGGACCTGCACCATGGCCTGGGTATCGGCAATGGCATGTTGAGCGCCTTCCAGCCACCCCAAGTCCACCAGCAAGCGCTGCACCCCCAGCAGATCTACGCTAATgtgccacagcagcagcaggcggcATTGTATGCTTACCACCAGATGGACACCGACTACCGCAAGTCTATGTCGGACCTCAACGAGTTCTCCAACCGCCTGATGCTGCCGCCAACGCCGCCGGCCAAGCCTCTAAGGGCGATGCACCTCAATGCCAATGGCCATGGCTTGGAGCCCGACTATGCGGTGAGTTCGCGGCAACGCCAGCCGGCTGCTCCATATGGGGGCTCTCTGGTGAAGATCGCCGGAGCACCAATGGCACCGCGTGTCTCTGGCCAAGGATATCCAGTCCAGGCTCAAGCCGCGGCTGCTTATCACCACCAGTCGGCGCAGAACTTGAGCAACATGTCGCGCAACACACTGCTGGCCCTGAGTGCCACGCCAAAGCCAAAATACACAGATGGATGGGTGCAGGTGCAGCAGCGGAAGAGCTACGACAGCAACAGTAACCTGGCCAACGACCCGGCCTGGCTGTCCGCCCAGCAGCAGAAGCGCAAGTCCATGCCCGACTACGGCCGGACGGtgtacaacaacaaccactgGCTGCTCCAGGAGGCCGAGCAGCGGCGCATCGATCAGCTCAACCGACGATCCATGCCCGCCACCAAAACCAACGGCAAGCCGCTGCCGGACTCGATTATCCAGACGCTGACGGAGCGGGTTCAGAGCAAAGGCATCGGGGAGCGCAAGCG cTTTGATGGCAATGGCAACTACAGCCAGGTCAACGGCAACAGCAATATCTACCAGCAAcctcagcagcaacagccacagcagcagaAGACCAAAACCAGCAAcggcaacatcaacagcaaTGGAAGCGGAAGCGGCAGCCAGGAGAAGGTGCTCAGCGTCAGTGGCAAGAAGAAGTGCTCCCATTGCGGAGACGAACTAG GTCGAGGGGCTGCCATGATCATTGAGTCACTGCTGTTGTTTTACCATATCAACTGCTTCAAGTGCTGCGTCTGCCATGTCCAACTGGGCGATGGCCTGAACGGAACCGATGTCCGGGTGCGGAACCACAAGCTGCATTGCCAGAACTGTTACTCCAGCGACGACGGCATCAAGTTCAGCTGCGTCTAA